A genomic stretch from Juglans microcarpa x Juglans regia isolate MS1-56 chromosome 3S, Jm3101_v1.0, whole genome shotgun sequence includes:
- the LOC121257886 gene encoding uncharacterized protein LOC121257886 isoform X4 produces the protein MDSEGSGPAGCSPGSIVWVRRRNGSWWPGKILGPEELGASHLTSPRSGTPVKLLGREDASVDWYNLEKSKRVKAFRCGEFDECIEKAESSQGMPIKKREKYARREDAILHALELEKQLLEKQGKLGVEQMGVTSRAKRSRSLYLTAEHGDSFDCGETSQSHVAMSASQFGVSNCLPHPGSLIEENSSAFTEDVDDSSETNSSDSESDSSETEPEIDEETTLLSVAEWNALGRSEAQEHGSMNIEEQDGLTFLGDTSHLYLHDHVSANDAVSKWRLKGKRNIRNITKRSVNASDGKGSIQGMYSEEKGSGLRQRTLRQNLSFHRNDDFDYSVDDDDDVEDEDGDDNISERDFGSQKVKMDGRYSLASRAAPRGRNSVARNMADWEDLTWEDRSPLRGYWGVKAERFDPYFNAHRRFGGRPRSMLVNVDLKVQASYQKEPVPIVSLMSKLNGKAIIGHPIQIEALEDGSAETLLSTVDFGNEVFNNENTALQPAWRTARRTANFRVPRPHLSSVPEGDEAAEDIPFLGQEMKPPLKKLNAGSFSYKPCPDRSNLPLIPRPQTDLKILKKPPKKVSLSSSQKTRTLSSIATDHNFSIKPIQDGNSGFMDGLIKPESSGHTTVACIPVKLVFSRLLEKINRPPSKAASKAVLLNGDVERNQS, from the exons ATGGATAGTGAGGGATCAGGTCCGGCAGGTTGCAGCCCGGGATCGATCGTTTGGGTGAGGAGGAGGAACGGGTCATGGTGGCCCGGGAAGATACTGGGGCCCGAAGAACTCGGGGCTTCTCATCTCACTTCTCCACGGTCCGGGACTCCTGTCAAGCTTCTCGGAAGGGAAGACGCTAGCGT cgaTTGGTACAATTTAGAGAAATCCAAACGTGTGAAGGCATTTAGATgtggtgagtttgatgaatgcATTGAAAAAGCTGAATCCTCCCAGGGCATGCCtataaagaaaagagagaaatatgCACGTCGAGAAGATGCTATTCTGCATGCTCTTGAACTTGAGAAGCAACTTCTGGAAAAACAAGGGAAGTTAG GAGTGGAGCAGATGGGAGTTACTTCCCGAGCAAAGAGGAGCAGAAGTCTCTACTTGACAGCAGAGCATGGTGATTCTTTTGATTGTGGTGAAACTTCTCAAAGCCATGTTGCGATGTCCGCTTCCCAATTTGGAGTGAGTAACTGTCTTCCTCATCCTGGTTCTTTGATTGAAGAAAACTCTTCTGCTTTTACAGAAGACGTTGATGATTCTTCCGAAACCAATTCTTCAGACTCAGAGTCTGATTCTTCCGAGACAGAACCAGAAATCGATGAAGAGACAACTTTACTATCAG TAGCAGAATGGAATGCGCTGGGAAGATCTGAAGCACAAGAACATGGAAGCATGAACATTGAGGAGCAGGATGGTTTAACATTTTTGGGCGACACGTCTCACCTTTATCTTCATGACCATGTTTCTGCTAATGATGCTGTGTCCAAATGGCGATTGAAAGGTAAAAGGAATATTCGCAATATTACCAAAAGGTCTGTGAATGCAAGTGATGGAAAAGGTTCCATTCAGGGAATGTATTCTGAAGAAAAGGGAAGTGGTTTGAGGCAAAGAACATTGAGGCAGAATTTGAGTTTCCATAGAAATGATGATTTTGATTATAGTgttgatgacgatgatgatgttgaggatgagGATGGTGATGATAATATAAGTGAAAGGGATTTTGGCAGTCAGAAAGTAAAAATGGACGGTAGATATTCCTTGGCATCAAGAGCTGCACCCAGGGGTCGAAATAGTGTTGCACGTAATATGGCTGATTGGGAGGACTTGACATGGGAGGATCGGTCTCCTTTGAGAGGATATTGGGGGGTTAAAGCGGAGCGTTTTGATCCATATTTTAATGCCCATCGTCGTTTTGGTGGGAGGCCAAGATCCATGCTGGTCAATGTGGATTTGAAGGTTCAAGCAAGCTATCAAAAAGAGCCTGTTCCTATTGTGTCTCTGATGAGCAAGTTAAATGGGAAGGCAATTATAGGGCACCCAATTCAAATTGAAGCCCTAGAGGATGGTTCAGCTGAAACTCTTCTTTCTACAGTCGATTTTGGTAATGAGGTGTTTAACAATGAAAATACAGCACTTCAGCCAGCTTGGAGGACTGCGAGGAGAACAGCAAACTTTCGGGTCCCGCGTCCTCATTTATCTTCAGTGCCGGAAGGTGATGAAGCTGCCGAGGATATTCCCTTCttaggtcaagaaatgaaacccccgttaaagaaattaaatgcaGGGAGTTTCAGTTATAAGCCATGCCCGGATAGGAGTAACCTCCCTCTCATTCCTCGGCCTCAAACTGACCTGAAGATTTTGAAAAAGCCACCAAAGAAAGTAAGCTTGTCATCAAGTCAGAAAACAAGAACTCTGTCTTCAATAGCAACTGATCATAATTTTAGTATCAAGCCAATACAAGATGGCAATAGTGGTTTCATGGATGGGCTGATAAAGCCAGAGTCATCTGGGCACACTACAGTTGCTTGCATACCCGTTAAATTAGTATTCAGTAGGTTACTTGAGAAGATCAATAGGCCGCCATCAAAAGCAGCTAGTAAAGCGGTTTTGTTGAATGGTGATGTGGAGAGAAATCAGTCATAG
- the LOC121258575 gene encoding protein MODIFYING WALL LIGNIN-1-like, which produces MMERKTVLMCGVVGFLGLLSAATGFGAEATRIKGSQVQSPSPSECIYPQSPAMALGLTAALALMIAQIIINVSTGCICCQKSPHPSDSNWRVALVCFVFSWFAFVIAFLLLLTGAALNNRHSEVMYFGNYYCYVVKPGVFAGGSLLSLASVILGIIYYLTLTSAKNSNNSWGNSSVPNQGGIAMGQPQFPPQSTQEPVFVHENTYIRRQFT; this is translated from the exons atgatggagAGAAAGACTGTATTGATGTGCGGTGTTGTGGGATTCTTGGGTCTACTTTCAGCTGCTACTGGTTTTGGTGCAGAGGCTACAAGGATTAAG GGTTCTCAGGTTCAGTCTCCTTCACCTTCTGAATGTATATACCCTCAGAGTCCGGCCATGGCGCTTGGGTTAACTGCAGCACTGGCTCTTATGATAGCTCAAATAATTATAAACGTCTCAACTGGGTGTATTTGTTGCCAAAAAAGTCCCCATCCTTCTGACTCTAATTGGAGAGTAGCATTGGTCTGCTTTGTTTTTTCCTG GTTCGCATTTGTCATAGCCTTTCTTTTGTTGCTGACTGGTGCTGCACTCAATAATCGACATAGTGAAGTTATGTACTTTGGCAACTACTATTGCTATGTTGTGAAACCTGGAGTCTTTGCTGGAGGTTCTTTGTTGTCCCTTGCAAGTGTGATTCTGGGTATTATCTATTATCTGACCTTAACATCAGCAAAGAACAGTAACAACTCATGGGGCAATTCTTCAGTTCCTAACCAAGGAGGGATAGCCATGGGACAACCTCAGTTCCCACCACAGAGCACTCAAGAACCTGTTTTTGTACACGAAAACACTTATATCAGACGACAATTTACATGA
- the LOC121257886 gene encoding uncharacterized protein At1g51745 isoform X1, whose product MDSEGSGPAGCSPGSIVWVRRRNGSWWPGKILGPEELGASHLTSPRSGTPVKLLGREDASVDWYNLEKSKRVKAFRCGEFDECIEKAESSQGMPIKKREKYARREDAILHALELEKQLLEKQGKLGIDSDRRSNKLSGGLKKSLVSCSESYGDDNGKHGNSNSHQFPSRHETYHNDKSIGGLSSQKAIDGNQHSGDEDHSEILPRMRGLQDFGLRITPSKQRLLSSVALNGSQKSSVEHHADALPGGGVLSMGNASQANGVEQMGVTSRAKRSRSLYLTAEHGDSFDCGETSQSHVAMSASQFGVSNCLPHPGSLIEENSSAFTEDVDDSSETNSSDSESDSSETEPEIDEETTLLSVAEWNALGRSEAQEHGSMNIEEQDGLTFLGDTSHLYLHDHVSANDAVSKWRLKGKRNIRNITKRSVNASDGKGSIQGMYSEEKGSGLRQRTLRQNLSFHRNDDFDYSVDDDDDVEDEDGDDNISERDFGSQKVKMDGRYSLASRAAPRGRNSVARNMADWEDLTWEDRSPLRGYWGVKAERFDPYFNAHRRFGGRPRSMLVNVDLKVQASYQKEPVPIVSLMSKLNGKAIIGHPIQIEALEDGSAETLLSTVDFGNEVFNNENTALQPAWRTARRTANFRVPRPHLSSVPEGDEAAEDIPFLGQEMKPPLKKLNAGSFSYKPCPDRSNLPLIPRPQTDLKILKKPPKKVSLSSSQKTRTLSSIATDHNFSIKPIQDGNSGFMDGLIKPESSGHTTVACIPVKLVFSRLLEKINRPPSKAASKAVLLNGDVERNQS is encoded by the exons ATGGATAGTGAGGGATCAGGTCCGGCAGGTTGCAGCCCGGGATCGATCGTTTGGGTGAGGAGGAGGAACGGGTCATGGTGGCCCGGGAAGATACTGGGGCCCGAAGAACTCGGGGCTTCTCATCTCACTTCTCCACGGTCCGGGACTCCTGTCAAGCTTCTCGGAAGGGAAGACGCTAGCGT cgaTTGGTACAATTTAGAGAAATCCAAACGTGTGAAGGCATTTAGATgtggtgagtttgatgaatgcATTGAAAAAGCTGAATCCTCCCAGGGCATGCCtataaagaaaagagagaaatatgCACGTCGAGAAGATGCTATTCTGCATGCTCTTGAACTTGAGAAGCAACTTCTGGAAAAACAAGGGAAGTTAGGTATAGATTCTGATCGCAGAAGCAATAAATTATCTGGTGGTTTGAAAAAGAGTTTAGTTAGTTGTTCAGAAAGTTATGGAGATGATAATGGAAAACATGGAAATTCCAATTCACATCAATTTCCTAGCAGACATGAAACATATCATAATGATAAGTCCATAGGTGGTCTCTCTTCACAGAAAGCCATAGATGGAAATCAACATAGTGGGGATGAAGATCATTCTGAAATTTTACCTCGGATGAGAGGCTTGCAGGATTTTGGTCTCAGGATCACCCCTTCCAAACAAAGGCTTTTATCTTCTGTTGCTTTGAATGGTTCTCAGAAATCTTCAGTTGAGCATCATGCTGATGCTCTTCCGGGTGGTGGTGTCCTTAGTATGGGAAATGCAAGTCAGGCCAATG GAGTGGAGCAGATGGGAGTTACTTCCCGAGCAAAGAGGAGCAGAAGTCTCTACTTGACAGCAGAGCATGGTGATTCTTTTGATTGTGGTGAAACTTCTCAAAGCCATGTTGCGATGTCCGCTTCCCAATTTGGAGTGAGTAACTGTCTTCCTCATCCTGGTTCTTTGATTGAAGAAAACTCTTCTGCTTTTACAGAAGACGTTGATGATTCTTCCGAAACCAATTCTTCAGACTCAGAGTCTGATTCTTCCGAGACAGAACCAGAAATCGATGAAGAGACAACTTTACTATCAG TAGCAGAATGGAATGCGCTGGGAAGATCTGAAGCACAAGAACATGGAAGCATGAACATTGAGGAGCAGGATGGTTTAACATTTTTGGGCGACACGTCTCACCTTTATCTTCATGACCATGTTTCTGCTAATGATGCTGTGTCCAAATGGCGATTGAAAGGTAAAAGGAATATTCGCAATATTACCAAAAGGTCTGTGAATGCAAGTGATGGAAAAGGTTCCATTCAGGGAATGTATTCTGAAGAAAAGGGAAGTGGTTTGAGGCAAAGAACATTGAGGCAGAATTTGAGTTTCCATAGAAATGATGATTTTGATTATAGTgttgatgacgatgatgatgttgaggatgagGATGGTGATGATAATATAAGTGAAAGGGATTTTGGCAGTCAGAAAGTAAAAATGGACGGTAGATATTCCTTGGCATCAAGAGCTGCACCCAGGGGTCGAAATAGTGTTGCACGTAATATGGCTGATTGGGAGGACTTGACATGGGAGGATCGGTCTCCTTTGAGAGGATATTGGGGGGTTAAAGCGGAGCGTTTTGATCCATATTTTAATGCCCATCGTCGTTTTGGTGGGAGGCCAAGATCCATGCTGGTCAATGTGGATTTGAAGGTTCAAGCAAGCTATCAAAAAGAGCCTGTTCCTATTGTGTCTCTGATGAGCAAGTTAAATGGGAAGGCAATTATAGGGCACCCAATTCAAATTGAAGCCCTAGAGGATGGTTCAGCTGAAACTCTTCTTTCTACAGTCGATTTTGGTAATGAGGTGTTTAACAATGAAAATACAGCACTTCAGCCAGCTTGGAGGACTGCGAGGAGAACAGCAAACTTTCGGGTCCCGCGTCCTCATTTATCTTCAGTGCCGGAAGGTGATGAAGCTGCCGAGGATATTCCCTTCttaggtcaagaaatgaaacccccgttaaagaaattaaatgcaGGGAGTTTCAGTTATAAGCCATGCCCGGATAGGAGTAACCTCCCTCTCATTCCTCGGCCTCAAACTGACCTGAAGATTTTGAAAAAGCCACCAAAGAAAGTAAGCTTGTCATCAAGTCAGAAAACAAGAACTCTGTCTTCAATAGCAACTGATCATAATTTTAGTATCAAGCCAATACAAGATGGCAATAGTGGTTTCATGGATGGGCTGATAAAGCCAGAGTCATCTGGGCACACTACAGTTGCTTGCATACCCGTTAAATTAGTATTCAGTAGGTTACTTGAGAAGATCAATAGGCCGCCATCAAAAGCAGCTAGTAAAGCGGTTTTGTTGAATGGTGATGTGGAGAGAAATCAGTCATAG
- the LOC121257863 gene encoding uncharacterized protein LOC121257863 — translation MPMIMLWITAIVACILLFSAASHSDEREPAETRYDGNSYEGFSTTIKHYCPVVKPGIFASGAVLSLVSSILGIACIALTSRSSRADTPTLDNPSDDPKQGGQGEIIAIGEPQFTPKNNNAQQPV, via the exons ATGCCGATGATAATGCTCTG GATCACGGCTATCGTAGCATGTATTTTGTTGTTCTCTGCTGCTTCACATAGCGATGAACGCGAACCAGCTGAAACCAGGTACGATGGAAACTCCTATGAAGGCTTCAGTACTACTATAAAACATTATTGCCCTGTAGTGAAACCAGGAATCTTTGCTAGTGGAGCCGTTCTGTCCCTCGTGAGTTCGATTCTTGGCATTGCCTGTATCGCCTTAACTTCCAGATCAAGCCGAGCTGATACCCCGACGTTGGACAATCCTTCTGATGATCCTAAGCAAGGAGGGCAGGGAGAGATTATTGCTATAGGAGAACCTCAGTTTACACCTAAGAATAATAATGCTCAACAACCTGTTTAG
- the LOC121257886 gene encoding uncharacterized protein At1g51745 isoform X2 produces the protein MDSEGSGPAGCSPGSIVWVRRRNGSWWPGKILGPEELGASHLTSPRSGTPVKLLGREDASVDWYNLEKSKRVKAFRCGEFDECIEKAESSQGMPIKKREKYARREDAILHALELEKQLLEKQGKLGGLSSQKAIDGNQHSGDEDHSEILPRMRGLQDFGLRITPSKQRLLSSVALNGSQKSSVEHHADALPGGGVLSMGNASQANGVEQMGVTSRAKRSRSLYLTAEHGDSFDCGETSQSHVAMSASQFGVSNCLPHPGSLIEENSSAFTEDVDDSSETNSSDSESDSSETEPEIDEETTLLSVAEWNALGRSEAQEHGSMNIEEQDGLTFLGDTSHLYLHDHVSANDAVSKWRLKGKRNIRNITKRSVNASDGKGSIQGMYSEEKGSGLRQRTLRQNLSFHRNDDFDYSVDDDDDVEDEDGDDNISERDFGSQKVKMDGRYSLASRAAPRGRNSVARNMADWEDLTWEDRSPLRGYWGVKAERFDPYFNAHRRFGGRPRSMLVNVDLKVQASYQKEPVPIVSLMSKLNGKAIIGHPIQIEALEDGSAETLLSTVDFGNEVFNNENTALQPAWRTARRTANFRVPRPHLSSVPEGDEAAEDIPFLGQEMKPPLKKLNAGSFSYKPCPDRSNLPLIPRPQTDLKILKKPPKKVSLSSSQKTRTLSSIATDHNFSIKPIQDGNSGFMDGLIKPESSGHTTVACIPVKLVFSRLLEKINRPPSKAASKAVLLNGDVERNQS, from the exons ATGGATAGTGAGGGATCAGGTCCGGCAGGTTGCAGCCCGGGATCGATCGTTTGGGTGAGGAGGAGGAACGGGTCATGGTGGCCCGGGAAGATACTGGGGCCCGAAGAACTCGGGGCTTCTCATCTCACTTCTCCACGGTCCGGGACTCCTGTCAAGCTTCTCGGAAGGGAAGACGCTAGCGT cgaTTGGTACAATTTAGAGAAATCCAAACGTGTGAAGGCATTTAGATgtggtgagtttgatgaatgcATTGAAAAAGCTGAATCCTCCCAGGGCATGCCtataaagaaaagagagaaatatgCACGTCGAGAAGATGCTATTCTGCATGCTCTTGAACTTGAGAAGCAACTTCTGGAAAAACAAGGGAAGTTAG GTGGTCTCTCTTCACAGAAAGCCATAGATGGAAATCAACATAGTGGGGATGAAGATCATTCTGAAATTTTACCTCGGATGAGAGGCTTGCAGGATTTTGGTCTCAGGATCACCCCTTCCAAACAAAGGCTTTTATCTTCTGTTGCTTTGAATGGTTCTCAGAAATCTTCAGTTGAGCATCATGCTGATGCTCTTCCGGGTGGTGGTGTCCTTAGTATGGGAAATGCAAGTCAGGCCAATG GAGTGGAGCAGATGGGAGTTACTTCCCGAGCAAAGAGGAGCAGAAGTCTCTACTTGACAGCAGAGCATGGTGATTCTTTTGATTGTGGTGAAACTTCTCAAAGCCATGTTGCGATGTCCGCTTCCCAATTTGGAGTGAGTAACTGTCTTCCTCATCCTGGTTCTTTGATTGAAGAAAACTCTTCTGCTTTTACAGAAGACGTTGATGATTCTTCCGAAACCAATTCTTCAGACTCAGAGTCTGATTCTTCCGAGACAGAACCAGAAATCGATGAAGAGACAACTTTACTATCAG TAGCAGAATGGAATGCGCTGGGAAGATCTGAAGCACAAGAACATGGAAGCATGAACATTGAGGAGCAGGATGGTTTAACATTTTTGGGCGACACGTCTCACCTTTATCTTCATGACCATGTTTCTGCTAATGATGCTGTGTCCAAATGGCGATTGAAAGGTAAAAGGAATATTCGCAATATTACCAAAAGGTCTGTGAATGCAAGTGATGGAAAAGGTTCCATTCAGGGAATGTATTCTGAAGAAAAGGGAAGTGGTTTGAGGCAAAGAACATTGAGGCAGAATTTGAGTTTCCATAGAAATGATGATTTTGATTATAGTgttgatgacgatgatgatgttgaggatgagGATGGTGATGATAATATAAGTGAAAGGGATTTTGGCAGTCAGAAAGTAAAAATGGACGGTAGATATTCCTTGGCATCAAGAGCTGCACCCAGGGGTCGAAATAGTGTTGCACGTAATATGGCTGATTGGGAGGACTTGACATGGGAGGATCGGTCTCCTTTGAGAGGATATTGGGGGGTTAAAGCGGAGCGTTTTGATCCATATTTTAATGCCCATCGTCGTTTTGGTGGGAGGCCAAGATCCATGCTGGTCAATGTGGATTTGAAGGTTCAAGCAAGCTATCAAAAAGAGCCTGTTCCTATTGTGTCTCTGATGAGCAAGTTAAATGGGAAGGCAATTATAGGGCACCCAATTCAAATTGAAGCCCTAGAGGATGGTTCAGCTGAAACTCTTCTTTCTACAGTCGATTTTGGTAATGAGGTGTTTAACAATGAAAATACAGCACTTCAGCCAGCTTGGAGGACTGCGAGGAGAACAGCAAACTTTCGGGTCCCGCGTCCTCATTTATCTTCAGTGCCGGAAGGTGATGAAGCTGCCGAGGATATTCCCTTCttaggtcaagaaatgaaacccccgttaaagaaattaaatgcaGGGAGTTTCAGTTATAAGCCATGCCCGGATAGGAGTAACCTCCCTCTCATTCCTCGGCCTCAAACTGACCTGAAGATTTTGAAAAAGCCACCAAAGAAAGTAAGCTTGTCATCAAGTCAGAAAACAAGAACTCTGTCTTCAATAGCAACTGATCATAATTTTAGTATCAAGCCAATACAAGATGGCAATAGTGGTTTCATGGATGGGCTGATAAAGCCAGAGTCATCTGGGCACACTACAGTTGCTTGCATACCCGTTAAATTAGTATTCAGTAGGTTACTTGAGAAGATCAATAGGCCGCCATCAAAAGCAGCTAGTAAAGCGGTTTTGTTGAATGGTGATGTGGAGAGAAATCAGTCATAG
- the LOC121257886 gene encoding uncharacterized protein LOC121257886 isoform X3: MPIKKREKYARREDAILHALELEKQLLEKQGKLGIDSDRRSNKLSGGLKKSLVSCSESYGDDNGKHGNSNSHQFPSRHETYHNDKSIGGLSSQKAIDGNQHSGDEDHSEILPRMRGLQDFGLRITPSKQRLLSSVALNGSQKSSVEHHADALPGGGVLSMGNASQANGVEQMGVTSRAKRSRSLYLTAEHGDSFDCGETSQSHVAMSASQFGVSNCLPHPGSLIEENSSAFTEDVDDSSETNSSDSESDSSETEPEIDEETTLLSVAEWNALGRSEAQEHGSMNIEEQDGLTFLGDTSHLYLHDHVSANDAVSKWRLKGKRNIRNITKRSVNASDGKGSIQGMYSEEKGSGLRQRTLRQNLSFHRNDDFDYSVDDDDDVEDEDGDDNISERDFGSQKVKMDGRYSLASRAAPRGRNSVARNMADWEDLTWEDRSPLRGYWGVKAERFDPYFNAHRRFGGRPRSMLVNVDLKVQASYQKEPVPIVSLMSKLNGKAIIGHPIQIEALEDGSAETLLSTVDFGNEVFNNENTALQPAWRTARRTANFRVPRPHLSSVPEGDEAAEDIPFLGQEMKPPLKKLNAGSFSYKPCPDRSNLPLIPRPQTDLKILKKPPKKVSLSSSQKTRTLSSIATDHNFSIKPIQDGNSGFMDGLIKPESSGHTTVACIPVKLVFSRLLEKINRPPSKAASKAVLLNGDVERNQS, translated from the exons ATGCCtataaagaaaagagagaaatatgCACGTCGAGAAGATGCTATTCTGCATGCTCTTGAACTTGAGAAGCAACTTCTGGAAAAACAAGGGAAGTTAGGTATAGATTCTGATCGCAGAAGCAATAAATTATCTGGTGGTTTGAAAAAGAGTTTAGTTAGTTGTTCAGAAAGTTATGGAGATGATAATGGAAAACATGGAAATTCCAATTCACATCAATTTCCTAGCAGACATGAAACATATCATAATGATAAGTCCATAGGTGGTCTCTCTTCACAGAAAGCCATAGATGGAAATCAACATAGTGGGGATGAAGATCATTCTGAAATTTTACCTCGGATGAGAGGCTTGCAGGATTTTGGTCTCAGGATCACCCCTTCCAAACAAAGGCTTTTATCTTCTGTTGCTTTGAATGGTTCTCAGAAATCTTCAGTTGAGCATCATGCTGATGCTCTTCCGGGTGGTGGTGTCCTTAGTATGGGAAATGCAAGTCAGGCCAATG GAGTGGAGCAGATGGGAGTTACTTCCCGAGCAAAGAGGAGCAGAAGTCTCTACTTGACAGCAGAGCATGGTGATTCTTTTGATTGTGGTGAAACTTCTCAAAGCCATGTTGCGATGTCCGCTTCCCAATTTGGAGTGAGTAACTGTCTTCCTCATCCTGGTTCTTTGATTGAAGAAAACTCTTCTGCTTTTACAGAAGACGTTGATGATTCTTCCGAAACCAATTCTTCAGACTCAGAGTCTGATTCTTCCGAGACAGAACCAGAAATCGATGAAGAGACAACTTTACTATCAG TAGCAGAATGGAATGCGCTGGGAAGATCTGAAGCACAAGAACATGGAAGCATGAACATTGAGGAGCAGGATGGTTTAACATTTTTGGGCGACACGTCTCACCTTTATCTTCATGACCATGTTTCTGCTAATGATGCTGTGTCCAAATGGCGATTGAAAGGTAAAAGGAATATTCGCAATATTACCAAAAGGTCTGTGAATGCAAGTGATGGAAAAGGTTCCATTCAGGGAATGTATTCTGAAGAAAAGGGAAGTGGTTTGAGGCAAAGAACATTGAGGCAGAATTTGAGTTTCCATAGAAATGATGATTTTGATTATAGTgttgatgacgatgatgatgttgaggatgagGATGGTGATGATAATATAAGTGAAAGGGATTTTGGCAGTCAGAAAGTAAAAATGGACGGTAGATATTCCTTGGCATCAAGAGCTGCACCCAGGGGTCGAAATAGTGTTGCACGTAATATGGCTGATTGGGAGGACTTGACATGGGAGGATCGGTCTCCTTTGAGAGGATATTGGGGGGTTAAAGCGGAGCGTTTTGATCCATATTTTAATGCCCATCGTCGTTTTGGTGGGAGGCCAAGATCCATGCTGGTCAATGTGGATTTGAAGGTTCAAGCAAGCTATCAAAAAGAGCCTGTTCCTATTGTGTCTCTGATGAGCAAGTTAAATGGGAAGGCAATTATAGGGCACCCAATTCAAATTGAAGCCCTAGAGGATGGTTCAGCTGAAACTCTTCTTTCTACAGTCGATTTTGGTAATGAGGTGTTTAACAATGAAAATACAGCACTTCAGCCAGCTTGGAGGACTGCGAGGAGAACAGCAAACTTTCGGGTCCCGCGTCCTCATTTATCTTCAGTGCCGGAAGGTGATGAAGCTGCCGAGGATATTCCCTTCttaggtcaagaaatgaaacccccgttaaagaaattaaatgcaGGGAGTTTCAGTTATAAGCCATGCCCGGATAGGAGTAACCTCCCTCTCATTCCTCGGCCTCAAACTGACCTGAAGATTTTGAAAAAGCCACCAAAGAAAGTAAGCTTGTCATCAAGTCAGAAAACAAGAACTCTGTCTTCAATAGCAACTGATCATAATTTTAGTATCAAGCCAATACAAGATGGCAATAGTGGTTTCATGGATGGGCTGATAAAGCCAGAGTCATCTGGGCACACTACAGTTGCTTGCATACCCGTTAAATTAGTATTCAGTAGGTTACTTGAGAAGATCAATAGGCCGCCATCAAAAGCAGCTAGTAAAGCGGTTTTGTTGAATGGTGATGTGGAGAGAAATCAGTCATAG
- the LOC121257864 gene encoding uncharacterized protein LOC121257864 has product MTETKAVLKCSTIVTLVAGFLGIVSFAAGFAAEVTRVKASQVRITRFSGCVYPSSPAMALGLVAAVALLIAQIIINFSTGITFVAGFILLLAGAALNNEHDGESSYYSGYYSCYVVKPGIFAGGAILSIVTVILGINYYLTLISANNSNMMNNPSGNPSATYQEGQGETAIAMGQPQFPPKSTQEPVGP; this is encoded by the exons ATGACGGAGACAAAGGCTGTGCTAAAATGCAGTACTATCGTCACTTTGGTGGCCGGATTCTTGGGGATAGTATCGTTTGCTGCTGGTTTTGCTGCAGAGGTTACTAGAGTTAAG GCTTCTCAGGTTCGAATTACTCGTTTTTCTGGGTGTGTATACCCTTCGAGTCCAGCTATGGCTCTTGGTTTGGTTGCAGCAGTGGCTCTTTTGATAgctcaaataattataaatttttcaaccGG GATCACATTTGTGGCTGGGTTTATTTTGTTGCTGGCTGGTGCTGCACTTAATAATGAACATGATGGAGAAAGCTCGTACTACTCTGGCTATTACTCTTGCTATGTAGTGAAACCTGGAATCTTTGCAGGAGGTGCCATTTTGTCCATTGTGACTGTGATTCTTGGCATTAACTATTATCTCACCCTAATTTCGGCAAACAACAGTAACATGATGAACAATCCGTCCGGAAATCCTTCTGCTACTTATCAAGAAGGCCAAGGAGAGACAGCAATAGCAATGGGACAACCTCAGTTCCCACCAAAGAGTACTCAAGAACCTGTTGGCCCATGA